A region of the Cyprinus carpio isolate SPL01 chromosome A14, ASM1834038v1, whole genome shotgun sequence genome:
GGGTTTTGATGACAAGGTGTTAGGATTCTGCATACTTTGTGACACTTGCAAGTGATGTCCTTGCCCTCGACCGTGGCACTCACAGAATAAGCCACgtgaaacagtaatattctggATCCAGTGCTCACGCAGTGGATATACAGGGGCTTCACAATCTGACACACAAGAAAACATGTACACAACATCATACTGAAGTCAAGATCAGCTCACGATCAGTTTTAAATCAACTGAATCTGAAAAGATGGAGTACCTTCTGTCCCGGTTGCAGATCTCCGAGGGGAATGTCAGGAAGCAGGGCAGGGTGAGAATCATCACACACCTCAGAGCCGTTTAGTGTGATTTGGGTTGACTGTGTGAGATTGGCATCCTGACCTACATGAAACAATAGAAATATACAATAAACTCACAAATAAATtgacgttcaaaagtttggggttggtaagctttttttttttttaagaaattaatacttttattaaacaaggacacattacattgatcaaaactgacagtcaAGACAAGATTTaagtgtcaaataaatgctgctgttttctttctattcatcaaataatcctgaaaccCACATAGCGTGGTTTACACAataatattatgcagcacaactgttcaacattgataataatagaaatgtttcttaagcagcaaatcagtgtattgaatgatttctgaaggatcatgtggcactgaagagaggaataatgatgctgaaaattcaagacatgaataaattacataaaaaaaaaaaacacattttaaattgaaataatatctcatattattacttttatcaAATGATCGCAGCCCCGTTGAGCATAAAagaccaaccccaaacttttgaatagtagggCTCGCACTCAAGCCTTAGTATTTCTGCacagtttacaaaatatactGGTCTGGGTTAATTAACATTTGAGTTACTGTTTGTTAGGGATGTGTTGTGGgtatgaatgatacctcaaatcatgtgaTTTGAGAGGTATGCTCTTATGTGTAAGCAATCAgacttgattttcttttcttttagtttcactaaaatgtaaaaaccacTTACTAAAACAAAGTGAGATTTTTGTTCCAGATGACACAGTGAGTACTGTACCTGGTTTGAGGCCTGCAGTAAGTTTGATGTCTTTGGCCACAGTGTCCTCCTCTGACTGGATGGTAACAATCATACAGTACATCTCATTGGTCAGTGCTGGCGGCTCATGAGTCAGCTGTACAGAGATTTTGGGAACTCTGGAGATGATCCTAAAAGGGCATGATGGGAAGGAAAACATTGcagttttatgtttataattttgaAATCCAAAAGGGTTGCTTCTaggaatgtgtattaagaaattaaataggGTCCATATTGATTTCAAGCTGACTAAATATTTCTGTACTgacaggggaaaaaaagtctgatttttaatatatatatatatatatatatatatatatatatatatataatatatacacacacactttttgttttgtttttttacttacatAGTGCTTGACTGTATAGTAACTGTGTCCCAATCCAGCTGCTGCTCTGGGAGGCGTGTCCTCCTCTTAAAGGAGCGGGATGCCTGCAAAGTCTCATGGGAAGAGGCAGCATCCCCCCAGCCACCCCGCCAGTTCAGATAGACGTAGCGGGCCGTCTCTCTGCCTAACATGAGTCCCACACTCGTGATCTGAAAAATAAGTACagacaaaaatgaaacacaacaTACAATGTGAGTAGTTGCgaaaaaaaactgaatctgttgaaattaaatgaatgaaaatatttatttcacctCAATCTTCTTTCCAACATCTTCCGTTTTGGCTACAAATTTGAAGCAGTATTTGCGGGTTTTGCCGGGGACGAGACACATGTTCTCCTGGGTAGAGGGTTCTAGAATATCCTGCTCTTTAGATGCGTCCTCCAGCAAACAGTACTGGTTATACTCCTGCAATTCAAACACAGTCATTGAGAACAAAGCCAAATGTcatggaggtgtgtgtgtgtgtgtgtgtgtgtgtgtgtctgtgttacgTGTGCTGTACCTGGTTGCTGAGGCTGACACACAGTTTTGAGAAGCGCACAGGATGTGGGCAGTCAGCTCTCACATAGACGTGCAGCTGGACAGGCTCATCTATGTGGAAACTAGGGTACAGGAACTTGGCTTTGCACTGAACTGAGAGGAGgacatgaaaataaacatacataattatACTTTATTCCATTAAGTAAACCTGCATGAAGACCACAACATATATACATCTATAATTACATACACTATTGCACTTCTATCTTACTGCTGATTCAATTATTGCTCCTAGTCTAGTTCTTGATCAGACCCTTTTGACtaagacaaaacaacaaacagaattCCATTCAGtcacaagaaccatcagtgatgTCAaacctgtttttaatgtttgcctttttgttcaatggaaaaaaataaattatacagatttgaatgacatgaggataagtacatttttattttagtttattttgactATATCTTTAAATGTAGGGATTATGGATAGGAATGCAGTTATGCAAGTCTCAAATCAATGATTATGATCGATCAGCCTGAGGCTGGAAAGTGAATATTCTTTGAGTCCTCACCGAAGGGCACATAGTCCTGGACCTCAATGGTGAACTCATTATTGCCAGCCAGAGAGATGCGGTCACTCCACAGAGACTGAGCCATCTTCACAGAGGCTGGGTCACAGTCCGGTTCAGGCTCTGGGACTTCATTCTGACAATCACAAATCACAATGTCAACTTTATAAACAATCAATCTACAGCAGAACTTACagaatattaagtattaaatacataaatatgatttCTTTCAGCTGTATCACTCAGCTCTGTGAGCTATATTTCCATACGTACCATGAGTACTTTAATTAGATTCTTCTCAATCCTGGACTTCTGCTCTTCAGGGAGAATAGAGGctaaacacacaaatatacacctgTTAACACAGTAACTTTTATTTGAGGTGAAGTTGAGAGTCAGTACATGGTGTTCACAAACCTCTGCCCACGAGCTCCATTGAGTAGGTGATGTAGTCTTTCACTTGACCCATGAGGTAGGAGCACTTCAAAGCCGTGGACAGGATAGACGTCAGCAGAGACCACCAGCGCTCCGTACGGTAGTCACACATCACATAATCCAACAGTCTGGGGAGTCAGAACACAACAGTAATATGTACTAAACGGTTATAAACTCATATTAGAAAATACTGCTGCGAGCCATTTACACAAGCAGAGCTCAATTTATATAGGTCAAATTTACAGTATACTAAATTTAACTCACTTTAATGCTTTGGTGTAGTCTTTTGCATGATAATATTCCTCTCCCATCTGAACCACTGCGAAGGgagacagaaaagagagagagcaaaatgttattgatttaatatgcaattaaataaagAGCTGAATATCTGGCTGATGAATGTGCGTGTTTTTGGACGAACTGAGATGGCTCTTCATTCGTGGACACTTGTACTTCTTAAACTGGGCGACAGCGTTACTGAGGAGAGCGATGATCAGCTCCTAacatcagaaacacattcatacaaTCATTAGGAGAGaaaatatgttgatttttatCTGTTTAGGTCCTTAGACCCttaatttcaatttcacaaatgaACCCAAACTCATGACTTATAATGGAATAAAAGGCAAGAAAATTCAGATATTTAAAGTCTCACCGAATGAAGCACGTCTCTCTCTTTAACTTGAAGAGCAAGGATGCCTTGTTTCTCCTTCTCAGAATCAGGAGGATCTATGCCTGAGGGTTAAAAGTCACTGGGTCAAAAATAAGACTTCATAACACCTGGGTAAGTCTGTAAATTACAAGCTTTATATGTATACATGATGAAAACAACTCATgccattttactatatttttaatctcactactgtttttttatgtaattccACAACTATTTAGGTGAACAAAAACATgccaatttttaaaaagaaaaaaaaaaacattttcaaaaacgaTACTTCTCATAAAGAAAAGGCCTATTATAAGGAAATTGCAAAAGTGATTTTTAATTGCCTTGGAAATAAAATCTTATCAGTAAATTTTGCactataatataatgcaatatgcTGCATTACTTTTCTCTTACATATTAAATATGGTTCTAAAAATGACTTCTtaaagtattattgttgttggtgggcaagtaatttttttttttttaacattatattaatgtgaattagatttttatttatctacATTACAATAACAAGTCAATGTTCTTAactcattaaattattaataaaaatcaattaataatataatcaatcaattaataatatattaaaatacaatacaacaatGTAACAAACTAACATTTCTTATTAGCTTCTTTGGATTTTGGGGTGAAGCATGGCATGTTCTGGACAAGATTCTTAAGATCTACCCAAAGACACAGATTCAGATATAGTGCTTCTTAAGCTATTACTCACTCTGATGTCCCTGTCTCCAAGGTCTCTGTCCATAAAAGTCTAGAGCGCCGGTGGGTGTCTCTAACGGGTCGGGTGCAGGGTAACCCACACCTGGCTAGAACAGGAACAGTGGGAGATTTtgcataaacaaactaaaataaatgcagattacATTAAAGATGCATTGCAGTGTGGGCAGCAGTACCTCATGACTACAGAGCTGCCCCGCTTGCTGCTTGCGCTCCTGTGCATAATAAGCAGCCTGTTGATAGTAGAACCCTGGGTTCTGCGTCTGAATAGCAGTGAGGCCCAATTTAATGGCCTCATCGAACAGATCACCAAACGACTGAAACCTACAGACACAGAAGGAACAAGCAAATGAGTTCATGTACTGTATAAAATCAAGAGCACAAGTCACCATCAGTAGAATCATTTaccaaaaattaatataatattactgtatatactaCACTTTGCTTGTTTCTCTAAATGTGTTAAGTATTAGGTTTGTTGAGCAACATGTACAGAAATCAT
Encoded here:
- the LOC109089196 gene encoding trafficking protein particle complex subunit 11 isoform X1; protein product: MSPAQWDLPPELCCRPMAFVALTGLDVVYNAIHRAIWDAFCTNRRADRVPISFKVLPGDHEYPKCRTKRTSYEWYIPKGILKTGWMNKHLNLVPALVVLFYELDWDDPQWKEKQSECATKVEIVRTSLQGRNTKVAVVLIQKKTPLPPGEDLVASERASALCGACDLSGKSLFVLPHTDHLVGYIIRLENAFYEHAQTYYYNEIRRVKSHKEFLNKTTHQLLFVRHQFKMGFFSELKQDTQNALKYYRTAYSLVHELRAHETNMLEIKTMAGFINYKICRLCFQHNTPLDAIAQFRKHIDLCKKKIGSAELAFEHTAWMSKQFQSFGDLFDEAIKLGLTAIQTQNPGFYYQQAAYYAQERKQQAGQLCSHEPGVGYPAPDPLETPTGALDFYGQRPWRQGHQSIDPPDSEKEKQGILALQVKERDVLHSELIIALLSNAVAQFKKYKCPRMKSHLMVQMGEEYYHAKDYTKALKLLDYVMCDYRTERWWSLLTSILSTALKCSYLMGQVKDYITYSMELVGRASILPEEQKSRIEKNLIKVLMNEVPEPEPDCDPASVKMAQSLWSDRISLAGNNEFTIEVQDYVPFVQCKAKFLYPSFHIDEPVQLHVYVRADCPHPVRFSKLCVSLSNQEYNQYCLLEDASKEQDILEPSTQENMCLVPGKTRKYCFKFVAKTEDVGKKIEITSVGLMLGRETARYVYLNWRGGWGDAASSHETLQASRSFKRRTRLPEQQLDWDTVTIQSSTMIISRVPKISVQLTHEPPALTNEMYCMIVTIQSEEDTVAKDIKLTAGLKPGQDANLTQSTQITLNGSEVCDDSHPALLPDIPLGDLQPGQKIVKPLYIHCVSTGSRILLFHVAYSVSATVEGKDITCKCHKDETVTLETVVPFEVAMKFVSSKFEHLERVFVDIPFLLMMDILSASPWPIELVNSEVQLASSMTAIDQPQSQVEGVTLQTSECASECFLLKCPPVQNGTSTVASGHYFISWKR